From one Leptospira paudalimensis genomic stretch:
- a CDS encoding ZIP family metal transporter, giving the protein NRLEGGKSSFQRSLLLILAITLHNIPEGLAVGVAFGALGDGFTYEALMAAVVVAFGIGIQNIPEGAAVSIPLLREGYSAKKSFWYGQLSGFVEPIGGLLGAALVFYVASILPFALSFAAGAMIFVVVEELIPESHTGKETEMSTLGAMFGFVLMMALDVGLG; this is encoded by the coding sequence AAAACCGACTCGAAGGAGGGAAGTCTTCTTTCCAAAGGAGTTTGTTACTCATCCTTGCCATCACTTTGCATAATATCCCAGAGGGACTTGCGGTAGGTGTCGCCTTTGGTGCCTTAGGTGATGGGTTTACTTACGAGGCTCTTATGGCGGCAGTGGTGGTTGCCTTTGGGATTGGGATCCAAAATATCCCAGAAGGGGCTGCGGTTTCCATTCCATTGTTACGTGAAGGGTATAGTGCTAAAAAAAGTTTTTGGTATGGACAACTTTCTGGATTCGTGGAACCCATTGGAGGGCTTCTTGGTGCGGCCCTAGTGTTTTATGTAGCTAGTATCCTTCCGTTTGCACTTTCCTTTGCGGCAGGTGCGATGATCTTTGTAGTGGTGGAGGAATTGATTCCAGAATCACATACGGGGAAAGAAACCGAAATGTCTACTCTCGGTGCGATGTTTGGATTTGTGCTGATGATGGCATTGGATGTGGGTCTAGGGTGA
- a CDS encoding LBF_2127 family putative lipoprotein: MKVIIHMLNENQITSVLIFFLFISCAIDIKQVPQPREAENTIYPFINQEVYIGKFEVYTSDSVNFTKAWKYTFKSILKNNRVSNQVLDVSKDRNSKEEVDKYLIDIEVYPNFESNFIMWKTWPAFWPFTGYWPLQVRNHHYEVKLLCKISVNGVPRTSIEIIENAKKTIEIYGFYRTSEIESMIEVANLKVLDRCAKEIINHLQ, from the coding sequence GTGAAAGTAATCATACATATGTTAAATGAAAATCAAATTACGAGTGTACTTATTTTCTTTTTGTTTATTTCCTGTGCGATTGACATCAAACAGGTTCCACAACCTAGAGAAGCAGAAAATACTATTTATCCTTTTATAAACCAAGAAGTTTATATCGGTAAATTTGAAGTTTACACTTCTGATAGTGTCAATTTTACAAAGGCTTGGAAATATACTTTCAAATCCATTCTAAAAAACAATCGAGTTAGTAATCAAGTCTTAGATGTCTCAAAAGATCGAAATTCTAAAGAGGAGGTGGACAAGTATCTGATCGATATTGAGGTGTATCCTAATTTCGAATCAAATTTTATCATGTGGAAAACTTGGCCAGCATTTTGGCCTTTTACTGGCTACTGGCCATTGCAAGTACGCAATCATCATTATGAGGTAAAACTCTTATGTAAAATTTCCGTTAATGGTGTTCCACGCACAAGTATTGAAATCATAGAAAATGCCAAAAAAACAATAGAAATTTATGGGTTTTATCGCACTAGCGAAATCGAATCCATGATTGAAGTTGCCAATTTGAAGGTATTAGATCGATGCGCAAAAGAAATCATAAATCATTTACAATAA
- a CDS encoding SH3 domain-containing protein, protein MNPIIAIDENIAPWVKIKTKNGLEGYVFGIFLKKPKEFWN, encoded by the coding sequence ATGAATCCAATTATTGCAATTGATGAAAACATTGCCCCTTGGGTGAAAATCAAAACCAAGAATGGTCTAGAAGGATATGTGTTTGGAATTTTTTTGAAAAAACCAAAAGAGTTTTGGAATTAA
- a CDS encoding alginate export family protein, translated as MRRYFILFVMLLATGYPVSAQTTNTEPNVTSPNIPSPSREPIQEPKPNPPPTWSDGFSAGAFVRFRPEMKYNFDFNRNTNDNVDFTGQKIQFFIQKEFTKDIVAKVTFQDSRLWGAEKGSLTGIATANDGTRQSTDVREAYIESKNNFGLPLHVLAGRQILRYGDERLVGSLDWTNVGRSFDGLRFKWEDKLFSSHLFVTSVSERHSDIAGNTTNFGVKSQYNTYLDCPYNGTKVCSPKIDAQRQELGDSYFTGFYNTLKPSDYLHIDLYYLGLQKEYLRTNNSLVLTTGEVGNPNTRAGRWDVLHTYGIRVTNKTQPGKKALQAIDYSFEYATQTGTTGRNINPKWDFFQTNVNLVDPLTNTTYQQNLYREKERYKTFAFGADIGYTISKVRMGVAYDVGSGDPNRTDGSIASFQNLFHTNHFFYGMADQVSWVNMKSKSINISYATESYGTFRIDYFAIEKHKLQDSWYDLVGNAKSGASTESISNNQYDVSQVLTENGTGNNRPVSLLGRSLFREVDVKYNLPYKNILIEGGYSMIFAGDAIQSKVNDRTVNANVYTNQFSKTAQFAYLMVTSQF; from the coding sequence ATGCGAAGATACTTCATTTTATTTGTGATGCTTTTGGCGACTGGTTATCCAGTCTCTGCTCAAACTACCAATACAGAGCCGAATGTTACAAGTCCAAACATTCCAAGTCCCTCTCGGGAACCCATCCAAGAACCAAAACCAAACCCTCCTCCCACTTGGTCAGATGGTTTTAGCGCTGGTGCTTTTGTTCGTTTTCGACCAGAGATGAAGTATAATTTCGATTTTAATCGGAATACAAATGACAATGTCGATTTTACAGGACAGAAGATACAGTTCTTTATCCAAAAAGAATTCACGAAAGATATCGTTGCCAAAGTCACGTTCCAAGATAGCCGGTTATGGGGGGCAGAAAAAGGATCATTAACGGGAATCGCTACTGCCAATGATGGGACAAGACAAAGTACAGATGTGAGAGAAGCATATATAGAGAGTAAAAATAATTTTGGCCTCCCCTTACATGTACTAGCTGGTCGTCAAATTTTGCGTTATGGTGATGAACGATTGGTGGGTTCCCTTGATTGGACAAATGTAGGAAGGAGTTTTGATGGACTTCGTTTCAAATGGGAAGACAAATTATTTTCCTCACATCTTTTTGTCACTTCGGTAAGCGAACGCCATTCGGATATTGCAGGTAATACAACCAATTTTGGAGTCAAATCTCAGTACAATACTTACCTTGATTGTCCCTATAACGGCACAAAAGTATGTTCACCAAAAATTGATGCACAAAGACAAGAGTTAGGTGATTCATACTTCACAGGATTTTATAATACACTCAAACCATCTGATTATTTGCATATTGATTTGTATTATTTGGGATTACAAAAAGAATACCTTCGCACAAACAATTCCCTTGTCCTAACCACGGGAGAAGTTGGGAATCCAAACACACGTGCGGGACGATGGGATGTACTCCATACTTATGGAATCCGAGTTACCAACAAAACACAACCAGGCAAAAAAGCACTTCAAGCAATTGATTATTCCTTTGAATACGCTACCCAAACAGGAACTACGGGTAGGAATATTAATCCAAAATGGGACTTTTTCCAAACCAATGTGAATTTGGTTGACCCACTCACGAATACAACATACCAACAAAATTTATACCGCGAAAAAGAACGTTATAAAACCTTCGCCTTCGGTGCTGACATTGGTTATACGATTTCTAAAGTAAGGATGGGAGTCGCATATGATGTAGGAAGTGGTGATCCAAATCGCACAGATGGATCAATTGCATCTTTTCAAAACCTTTTTCACACAAACCACTTTTTTTATGGAATGGCTGACCAAGTCAGTTGGGTGAATATGAAATCAAAATCGATTAATATAAGTTATGCCACTGAATCTTATGGAACATTTCGAATCGATTATTTTGCCATCGAAAAACACAAATTACAAGATAGTTGGTATGACTTAGTTGGAAATGCAAAATCGGGTGCGAGTACTGAATCCATTTCGAATAACCAATACGATGTAAGCCAAGTATTGACAGAGAATGGTACTGGGAACAATCGACCAGTGTCCTTACTCGGAAGGTCACTCTTTCGTGAAGTGGATGTAAAATACAATCTTCCTTATAAAAACATTCTGATCGAAGGTGGGTACAGTATGATTTTTGCGGGAGATGCGATCCAAAGCAAAGTGAATGACCGAACTGTGAATGCTAACGTGTATACAAATCAATTTTCGAAAACAGCACAGTTTGCATATCTTATGGTAACATCACAGTTTTAA
- a CDS encoding zinc-dependent alcohol dehydrogenase family protein translates to MGNKVWEIQGNFGIQNLKETDREIPETLAPKEVLVRLTATSLNYRDYLMVIGTYNPRQKLPLIPCSDGAGVVEAVGSEVTLWKKGDRVLPIFAQKWLDGAPNMDNLRTTLGGPNDGCLAQYGKFSEEGLVATPSHLTDKEAATLGCAGLTAYNAVVNFGGIEPGSDVLCLGTGGVSLFALQFAKMMRARVIITSSSDEKLARAKTLGADETINYSTKSNWERDVRKHTKMAGADLIIEVGGAGTMQKSMMSVKPYGTIALIGVLAGGESSLSLYPILMQGVKVQGVIVGSRSDFVHMNRAIEQNQMKPVVDKVFGWKEVPEALEYLQTGKHFGKVVLSWE, encoded by the coding sequence ATGGGAAACAAAGTATGGGAGATCCAAGGCAATTTTGGAATCCAAAATTTAAAAGAAACAGATCGTGAAATACCAGAAACACTTGCACCTAAAGAAGTACTTGTTCGCCTAACAGCGACTTCACTGAATTATCGTGATTATTTAATGGTGATTGGGACTTACAACCCAAGGCAAAAACTCCCACTCATCCCTTGTTCGGATGGGGCTGGTGTTGTGGAAGCTGTTGGATCTGAGGTCACACTCTGGAAAAAAGGAGACCGAGTCCTTCCCATCTTTGCCCAAAAGTGGTTAGATGGAGCTCCTAATATGGACAATTTGCGTACGACCTTAGGTGGACCAAATGACGGGTGTTTGGCGCAGTATGGAAAATTTTCCGAAGAAGGACTGGTCGCTACCCCGAGCCACTTAACAGATAAAGAAGCAGCCACACTTGGATGTGCAGGCCTTACTGCTTATAATGCGGTAGTGAATTTTGGTGGGATTGAACCTGGAAGTGACGTCCTTTGTCTTGGCACGGGTGGTGTTTCTTTATTTGCCCTACAATTTGCCAAGATGATGCGAGCTCGTGTCATCATCACTTCCTCTAGTGATGAAAAATTGGCTCGTGCCAAAACCTTAGGTGCTGATGAAACCATCAATTACAGTACAAAATCCAATTGGGAACGGGATGTCCGAAAACACACCAAAATGGCAGGGGCTGATCTGATCATTGAAGTGGGTGGTGCTGGCACCATGCAAAAATCGATGATGAGTGTGAAACCTTACGGGACCATTGCCCTCATTGGTGTCCTTGCTGGTGGTGAGTCGAGTTTATCACTCTATCCTATCCTCATGCAAGGTGTGAAAGTACAAGGTGTAATTGTGGGAAGCCGCAGTGACTTTGTTCACATGAACCGAGCCATCGAACAAAATCAAATGAAACCTGTTGTGGACAAAGTGTTCGGTTGGAAAGAAGTTCCGGAAGCCTTAGAATACCTACAAACTGGGAAACATTTTGGGAAAGTGGTTTTGAGTTGGGAGTGA